From the genome of Cedecea lapagei, one region includes:
- the gorA gene encoding glutathione-disulfide reductase, protein MTKHYDYLAIGGGSGGIASINRAAMYGQKCALIEAKDLGGTCVNVGCVPKKVMWHAAQIAEAIHNYGPDYGFDTTLNHFDWDKLIASRTAYIDRIHTSYDNVLGKNKVDVIRGFAKFVDAHTVEVNGETITADHILIATGGRPSHPNIPGAEYGIDSDGFFELPGLPKRVAVVGAGYIAVEIAGVINALGSETHLFVRKHAPLRTFDPLIVETLLEVIAAEGPTLHTNAVPKAVVKNADGSLTLELEDGRAETVDTLIWAIGREPANDNFNLQVTGVELDAKGYIKVDKFQNTNVPGIYAVGDNTGAVELTPVAVAAGRRLSERLFNNKPDEHLDYSNVPTVVFSHPPIGTVGLTEPQAREQYGDDNVKVYKSSFTAMYTAVTSHRQPCRMKLVCAGPDEKIVGIHGIGFGMDEILQGFAVALKMGATKKDFDNTVAIHPTAAEEFVTMR, encoded by the coding sequence ATGACCAAACATTATGACTACCTCGCCATCGGCGGCGGCAGCGGCGGTATCGCCTCGATTAACCGTGCGGCAATGTATGGGCAGAAGTGCGCACTGATTGAGGCGAAAGATCTGGGCGGCACCTGCGTCAACGTCGGCTGTGTGCCTAAAAAAGTGATGTGGCATGCGGCGCAAATCGCCGAGGCGATTCACAACTATGGCCCGGACTACGGCTTTGACACCACGCTGAACCATTTCGACTGGGACAAACTGATTGCCAGCCGTACCGCCTATATTGACCGCATTCATACCTCATACGACAACGTATTGGGCAAGAATAAAGTTGACGTGATCCGCGGCTTTGCGAAGTTCGTTGATGCCCATACCGTGGAAGTAAACGGCGAAACCATCACCGCAGACCATATTCTGATCGCCACCGGCGGCCGTCCAAGCCACCCGAACATCCCTGGTGCTGAGTACGGCATCGACTCCGACGGCTTCTTTGAGCTACCGGGCCTGCCAAAACGCGTGGCGGTGGTTGGCGCGGGCTACATCGCGGTAGAAATCGCCGGCGTAATTAACGCGCTGGGCTCAGAAACCCACCTGTTCGTGCGTAAGCACGCGCCGCTGCGCACCTTCGACCCGTTGATTGTTGAGACGCTGCTGGAAGTGATTGCGGCAGAAGGCCCGACCCTGCACACCAACGCGGTTCCAAAAGCAGTGGTGAAAAACGCAGACGGCAGCCTGACGCTGGAGCTGGAAGATGGCCGCGCAGAAACCGTCGATACCCTGATTTGGGCGATCGGTCGTGAACCGGCTAACGACAACTTCAACCTGCAGGTGACCGGCGTTGAGCTGGATGCAAAAGGCTATATCAAGGTCGATAAGTTCCAGAACACCAACGTGCCGGGCATTTATGCCGTGGGCGATAACACCGGCGCAGTTGAGCTGACGCCTGTCGCCGTTGCCGCTGGTCGTCGCCTGTCCGAGCGCCTGTTTAACAACAAGCCGGACGAGCATCTGGACTACAGCAACGTGCCGACCGTGGTCTTCAGCCACCCGCCAATCGGCACCGTTGGCCTGACCGAACCGCAGGCGCGCGAGCAGTACGGCGACGACAACGTGAAGGTCTACAAATCCTCCTTCACCGCCATGTACACCGCCGTGACCTCTCACCGCCAGCCGTGCCGTATGAAGCTGGTCTGTGCGGGCCCGGACGAGAAAATCGTCGGTATTCACGGCATCGGTTTTGGTATGGACGAAATCCTGCAGGGCTTCGCCGTAGCGCTGAAAATGGGCGCGACTAAGAAAGACTTCGACAACACCGTGGCGATCCACCCCACCGCAGCGGAAGAGTTTGTTACCATGCGTTAA
- a CDS encoding 23S rRNA (adenine(2030)-N(6))-methyltransferase RlmJ, producing the protein MLSYRHSFHAGNHADVLKHTVQSLIIESLKEKEKPFLYLDTHAGAGRYQLSSEHAERTGEYLEGIARIWQQDDLPAELEAYIGAVQHLNRSGNLRYYPGSPLIARHLLREQDSLQLTELHPSDFPLLRSEFQKDERARVERADGYQQLKAKLPPVSRRGLILIDPPYEIKTDYQDVVKGIAEGYKRFATGTYALWYPVVLRQQIKRMIRDLEETGIRRILQIELAVRPDSDQRGMTASGMIVINPPWKLEQQMANVLPWLHKKLVPAGTGSTTLSWIVPE; encoded by the coding sequence ATGCTCAGCTATCGCCACAGCTTTCACGCCGGTAACCATGCCGACGTACTGAAACACACCGTTCAAAGCCTGATTATTGAATCGCTAAAAGAGAAGGAGAAGCCGTTTCTCTATCTCGACACTCACGCAGGCGCCGGTCGTTACCAGCTGAGCAGCGAACATGCGGAGCGCACCGGCGAGTATCTGGAAGGTATCGCGCGCATCTGGCAGCAGGACGATTTGCCTGCCGAGCTGGAAGCCTATATTGGCGCGGTGCAACACCTGAACCGTAGCGGCAACCTGCGCTATTACCCGGGCTCGCCGCTGATTGCCCGTCATCTTCTGCGCGAGCAGGACAGCCTGCAGCTCACCGAACTGCACCCTTCCGACTTCCCGCTGCTGCGCTCCGAGTTCCAGAAAGATGAGCGCGCCCGCGTTGAACGTGCCGACGGCTACCAGCAGTTGAAAGCGAAGCTGCCGCCGGTTTCCCGACGCGGCCTGATCCTCATCGACCCACCGTATGAGATCAAAACCGACTATCAGGACGTAGTAAAAGGCATCGCTGAAGGCTACAAACGCTTTGCCACCGGCACCTACGCGCTGTGGTACCCGGTAGTGCTGCGCCAGCAAATCAAACGCATGATCCGCGACCTGGAAGAGACCGGCATCCGCCGCATCCTGCAAATCGAGCTGGCGGTTCGCCCGGACAGCGACCAGCGCGGCATGACGGCTTCCGGCATGATTGTGATCAATCCACCGTGGAAGCTGGAACAGCAGATGGCAAACGTGCTGCCGTGGCTGCATAAAAAGCTGGTGCCCGCGGGCACCGGCTCCACCACGCTCAGCTGGATTGTGCCGGAATAA
- a CDS encoding acid phosphatase, with amino-acid sequence MKLRISVLAAALAVAMPALAKDVSLPQAAAIANTVTPANSSQSFDELESQSLVALRAALKGDADKLTRDQLDKAKQSKKLADTAWLKASGYDFQTKANQKAGIELLSAFSKLPDPVIKQNLETVTNINLNAVQTSRHQALADAEGINHLYFLSDAMGPRLGKAFLAAYDKGELSKAAALIKASEVSTSAAKKHFNNPRPFLIQGNTIHLVPDDVVIKDNKPYTADGGSFPSGHTNTGYTDALLMAEMVPERFEALVERGARYGYSRIVLGVHYPLDVMGSRMVAQRNVANYLNDPKYRALFNEARDQLRTALEKECGTSLAECAKSSAKDDPYRAPAMKELYRFTMTYDLPQQKGEKQALKVPQGAEVLLEAALPKLSAAQRRDLMVKTALPAGYPLSGTTADQQFWQRLNLPAAYAMAEKSH; translated from the coding sequence ATGAAACTCCGTATTTCTGTGCTGGCCGCAGCGCTGGCCGTGGCTATGCCTGCGCTGGCAAAGGACGTCTCTCTCCCTCAGGCCGCGGCGATAGCCAATACCGTCACTCCGGCAAACAGCAGCCAGAGCTTTGATGAGCTGGAAAGCCAGTCCCTGGTGGCCCTGCGTGCGGCTTTGAAAGGGGATGCGGACAAACTGACTCGCGACCAGCTGGATAAAGCGAAGCAAAGCAAAAAGCTGGCGGATACCGCGTGGCTGAAGGCCAGCGGCTATGACTTCCAGACCAAAGCAAACCAGAAGGCGGGCATCGAGCTGCTTTCCGCGTTCAGTAAGCTGCCGGATCCCGTGATCAAGCAGAACCTTGAAACGGTGACCAACATTAACCTTAACGCCGTGCAGACCTCCCGCCATCAGGCGCTGGCGGATGCAGAGGGCATCAACCATCTTTACTTCCTGAGCGACGCCATGGGGCCGCGCCTGGGTAAAGCCTTCCTGGCCGCCTACGATAAAGGCGAACTGAGCAAGGCCGCTGCGCTGATTAAAGCCTCTGAGGTCAGCACCAGCGCGGCGAAGAAGCACTTCAATAACCCGCGTCCGTTCCTGATTCAGGGCAACACGATCCACCTTGTCCCGGATGATGTGGTGATTAAAGATAACAAACCGTACACCGCAGACGGCGGTTCGTTCCCGAGCGGCCACACCAACACTGGCTACACCGACGCGCTGCTAATGGCCGAGATGGTACCGGAGCGTTTTGAAGCGCTTGTTGAGCGCGGCGCTCGCTACGGCTACTCGCGCATTGTGCTGGGCGTACATTATCCGCTGGACGTGATGGGTTCCCGCATGGTGGCGCAGCGCAACGTGGCTAACTACCTGAACGACCCTAAATACCGTGCGTTGTTTAACGAAGCTCGCGATCAGCTGCGTACTGCGCTGGAGAAAGAGTGCGGGACCTCTTTGGCTGAATGTGCGAAATCTTCCGCGAAAGACGATCCATACCGCGCCCCGGCTATGAAAGAACTCTACCGCTTCACCATGACCTACGATCTGCCGCAGCAGAAGGGCGAGAAGCAGGCTCTGAAGGTGCCGCAAGGGGCGGAAGTTCTGCTCGAGGCCGCGCTGCCTAAGCTTTCCGCCGCGCAGCGTCGCGATCTGATGGTGAAAACCGCATTACCTGCGGGCTACCCGCTTTCCGGCACGACGGCTGACCAGCAGTTCTGGCAGCGTCTGAACCTGCCTGCGGCCTACGCCATGGCCGAGAAATCCCACTGA
- the prlC gene encoding oligopeptidase A — MTNPLLTPFELPPFSAIKPEHVVPAVTKALDDCRAAVESVVAQGAPYSWQNLVQPLAEVDDRLGRLFSPVSHLNSVQNSPELREAYEQTLPLLSEYSTWVGQHEGLYNAYRDLRDGANYASLSIAEKKAVDNALRDFELSGIGLPKDKQQRYGEISARLSELGSTYSNNVLDATMGWSKLITDEAELAGMPESALAAARAQAEAKEQDGWLLTLDIPSYLPVLTYCDNRALREEMYRAYSTRASDQGPNAGKWDNTPVMEEILALRHELAQLLGFGNYAEKSLATKMAENPQQVLEFLSDLAKRARPQGEAELAQLRAYAKEHYGVEELEPWDITWYSEKQKQHLYSISDEQLRPYFPEERAVNGLFEVVKRIYGITAKERKDIDVWHPDVRFFELYDDQGELRGSFYLDLYAREHKRGGAWMDDCVGKMRRADGSLQKPVAYLTCNFNRPVNGKPALFTHDEVITLFHEFGHGLHHMLTKIETAGVSGINGVPWDAVELPSQFMENWCWEPEALAFISGHYETGESLPVELLEKMLAAKNYQAALFILRQLEFGLFDFRLHAEFSPEQGAKVLQTLAEIKKQVAVVPGPSWGRFPHAFSHIFAGGYAAGYYSYLWADVLAADAYSRFEEEGIFNRQTGQSFLDNILTRGGSEEPMELFKRFRGREPQLDAMLEHYGIQG; from the coding sequence ATGACCAATCCTTTATTGACCCCTTTTGAGCTGCCGCCGTTTTCCGCCATCAAACCAGAGCATGTTGTTCCGGCTGTGACTAAAGCGCTGGATGACTGCCGTGCGGCGGTGGAAAGCGTGGTTGCGCAGGGCGCGCCTTATAGCTGGCAGAACCTGGTTCAGCCGCTGGCAGAAGTGGACGATCGCCTGGGCCGCCTGTTCTCCCCGGTCAGCCATCTGAATTCGGTGCAGAACAGCCCGGAGCTGCGCGAAGCCTATGAGCAAACGCTGCCGCTGCTGTCGGAATACAGCACCTGGGTTGGTCAGCACGAAGGGCTATACAACGCGTACCGCGACCTGCGTGACGGCGCGAATTACGCCAGCCTGAGCATTGCTGAGAAGAAAGCGGTGGATAACGCGCTGCGTGACTTCGAGCTCTCCGGTATTGGCCTGCCCAAAGACAAACAGCAGCGCTACGGTGAAATTTCTGCTCGCCTGTCCGAGCTGGGCTCTACCTACAGCAATAACGTGCTCGATGCCACCATGGGCTGGAGCAAGCTGATTACCGATGAAGCAGAGCTGGCCGGTATGCCGGAAAGCGCCTTAGCCGCTGCACGCGCTCAGGCAGAAGCCAAAGAGCAGGACGGCTGGCTGCTGACGCTGGACATTCCAAGCTACCTGCCGGTGCTGACTTACTGCGATAACCGCGCCCTGCGCGAAGAGATGTACCGCGCATACTCCACCCGTGCGTCCGATCAGGGCCCGAATGCCGGGAAGTGGGATAACACCCCGGTGATGGAAGAGATCCTTGCGCTGCGCCACGAGCTGGCTCAGCTGCTGGGCTTTGGTAACTATGCGGAAAAATCCCTCGCCACCAAAATGGCGGAGAACCCGCAGCAGGTGCTGGAATTCCTGTCTGACCTGGCAAAACGCGCTCGCCCTCAGGGTGAAGCCGAGCTGGCTCAGCTGCGCGCCTATGCAAAAGAGCATTACGGCGTGGAAGAGCTGGAGCCGTGGGACATCACCTGGTACAGCGAAAAACAGAAACAGCATCTCTACAGCATCAGCGACGAACAGCTGCGCCCTTACTTCCCTGAAGAGCGTGCGGTGAACGGCCTGTTCGAAGTCGTTAAGCGCATCTACGGCATCACCGCTAAAGAGCGTAAAGATATCGACGTCTGGCATCCGGACGTGCGCTTCTTCGAGCTGTATGACGACCAGGGCGAGCTGCGCGGCAGCTTCTACCTTGACCTGTACGCTCGCGAGCACAAACGCGGCGGAGCCTGGATGGATGACTGCGTGGGCAAAATGCGTCGCGCAGACGGCTCGCTGCAGAAGCCGGTTGCTTACCTGACCTGCAACTTCAACCGCCCGGTGAACGGCAAACCTGCGCTGTTTACCCACGATGAAGTGATCACCCTGTTCCATGAGTTCGGCCACGGCCTGCATCATATGCTGACCAAAATCGAAACCGCAGGCGTGTCCGGCATCAACGGCGTGCCGTGGGATGCGGTCGAGCTGCCGAGCCAGTTTATGGAAAACTGGTGCTGGGAGCCTGAAGCGCTGGCGTTTATCTCCGGCCACTATGAAACCGGTGAATCTCTGCCTGTTGAGCTGCTGGAAAAAATGCTGGCGGCGAAGAACTACCAGGCCGCGCTGTTTATTCTGCGCCAGCTGGAGTTTGGCCTGTTCGACTTCCGCCTGCACGCCGAGTTCAGCCCGGAACAGGGGGCAAAAGTCCTGCAGACGCTGGCCGAAATTAAGAAACAGGTTGCCGTGGTGCCTGGGCCGAGCTGGGGTCGCTTCCCGCATGCCTTTAGCCACATCTTCGCTGGCGGCTATGCGGCGGGCTACTACAGCTACCTGTGGGCCGACGTGCTGGCGGCGGATGCCTACTCTCGCTTCGAAGAAGAGGGCATTTTCAACCGTCAGACCGGCCAGTCGTTCCTCGATAACATCCTGACCCGGGGCGGTTCGGAAGAGCCGATGGAGCTGTTCAAACGCTTCCGCGGGCGCGAGCCACAGCTGGATGCGATGCTGGAACACTACGGTATTCAGGGCTAA
- the rsmJ gene encoding 16S rRNA (guanine(1516)-N(2))-methyltransferase RsmJ, which produces MKICLLTEAGADPGALSVLSERWQLEHDEDAPMALVLTPEHLELRKRDEPKLGGIFVDFASGAMAHRRKFGGGRGEAVAKAVGVKGSYLPDVVDATAGLGRDAFVLASVGCRVRMLERNPVVAALLDDGLRRGYADPEIGSWLQERLQLIHASSLTALSDITPRPDVVYLDPMFPHKQKSALVKKEMRVFQSLVGPDEDADGLLTPARALAKKRVVVKRPDYAPPLADVATQNAVVTKGHRFDIYAGTPE; this is translated from the coding sequence GTGAAAATCTGTTTACTGACTGAAGCAGGCGCCGATCCCGGCGCCTTATCTGTTTTGAGCGAACGCTGGCAGCTTGAGCACGATGAAGATGCGCCGATGGCGCTGGTGCTGACGCCTGAGCATCTTGAACTGCGCAAGCGTGATGAGCCAAAGCTTGGCGGCATCTTCGTTGATTTTGCCTCCGGGGCGATGGCGCACCGCCGTAAGTTTGGCGGCGGGCGTGGTGAAGCGGTGGCAAAGGCCGTGGGCGTTAAGGGCAGCTATCTGCCGGATGTGGTCGATGCGACGGCAGGGTTAGGGCGCGATGCCTTCGTGCTCGCTTCCGTGGGCTGCCGCGTGCGGATGCTGGAACGCAATCCTGTGGTTGCCGCGCTGCTCGACGATGGCCTGCGCCGTGGCTATGCGGACCCGGAAATCGGCAGCTGGCTGCAGGAGCGATTACAGCTGATTCATGCTTCCAGCCTGACGGCGCTTAGCGACATCACGCCGCGCCCGGATGTGGTCTACCTCGACCCGATGTTCCCCCATAAGCAAAAGAGCGCGCTGGTGAAGAAAGAGATGCGCGTCTTCCAGTCCCTGGTAGGGCCGGATGAAGATGCGGATGGGCTGCTGACGCCTGCCCGAGCGCTGGCGAAGAAAAGGGTGGTGGTGAAGCGCCCTGACTATGCGCCGCCGCTGGCCGATGTGGCCACGCAAAACGCGGTGGTGACCAAAGGGCACCGGTTTGATATTTACGCCGGGACGCCGGAGTAA
- a CDS encoding endonuclease domain-containing protein: protein MQPIRHFARQLRRQMTPEESLLWYQLRCRRFAAFKFRRQHPIGPYIVDFACCAARLAIELDGGQHEAQRGYDARRTKYLNEQGWRVRRFWNNELWGELEGVLTVILQDLNELRPSPRPSPWKGEGENR, encoded by the coding sequence ATGCAGCCGATCCGACATTTCGCCCGCCAGCTAAGGCGACAGATGACCCCCGAAGAGAGCCTGCTGTGGTATCAACTCCGCTGCAGGCGCTTTGCCGCGTTTAAGTTTCGTCGCCAGCATCCGATTGGGCCCTATATTGTTGATTTTGCCTGCTGCGCTGCTCGTCTGGCGATTGAGCTGGACGGTGGGCAGCATGAGGCACAAAGAGGCTACGATGCGCGAAGAACGAAGTACCTCAATGAGCAGGGATGGCGGGTGAGGCGGTTCTGGAATAACGAGCTGTGGGGAGAGCTGGAGGGGGTGTTGACGGTGATCCTTCAGGATTTGAATGAGCTTAGACCCTCACCCCGGCCCTCTCCCTGGAAGGGAGAGGGGGAAAACCGATAA
- the uspA gene encoding universal stress protein UspA, with protein MAYKHILIAVDLSPESKVLVEKAVSMARPYNAKVSLIHVDVNYSDLYTGLIDVNLGDMQKRISEETHHALTELSTGAGYPITETLSGSGDLGQVLVDAIKKYDMDLVVCGHHQDFWSKLMSSARQLINTVHVDMLIVPLRDDEDE; from the coding sequence ATGGCTTACAAACACATTCTTATCGCGGTAGACCTCTCTCCGGAGAGCAAAGTACTGGTGGAAAAAGCGGTCTCCATGGCTCGCCCTTATAACGCTAAGGTTTCCCTGATTCATGTCGATGTAAATTACTCCGATCTGTATACCGGGCTGATTGATGTCAATCTGGGCGATATGCAGAAACGCATTTCCGAAGAGACTCACCATGCGCTGACCGAGCTTTCCACCGGCGCAGGTTACCCTATAACCGAAACCCTGAGCGGCAGCGGCGATCTGGGCCAGGTGCTGGTAGACGCAATTAAAAAATACGATATGGATTTGGTGGTTTGCGGGCACCACCAGGACTTCTGGAGCAAGCTGATGTCCTCGGCTCGCCAGCTGATCAATACCGTGCATGTGGATATGCTGATTGTTCCGCTGCGTGATGACGAAGACGAGTAA
- the uspB gene encoding universal stress protein UspB → MISTVALFWALCVVCVVNMARYYSSLRALLVVLRGCDPLLYQYVDGGGFFTSHGQPSKQVRLVRYIYAQRYLDHHDEEFIRRCERLRRQFILTSSLCGLVVISLVGLIIWH, encoded by the coding sequence ATGATCAGCACCGTTGCGCTGTTCTGGGCGCTTTGTGTAGTTTGTGTCGTGAATATGGCGCGCTATTACTCTTCACTGCGTGCGTTACTGGTTGTGCTGCGCGGATGTGATCCTCTGCTGTATCAATATGTTGACGGAGGTGGTTTTTTTACCTCACATGGTCAACCGAGCAAACAGGTACGGCTGGTCCGCTATATCTACGCCCAGCGTTATTTAGATCATCATGATGAGGAGTTTATTCGCCGCTGTGAGCGCCTGCGCCGTCAGTTTATTTTGACGAGTTCGCTGTGTGGATTAGTGGTGATAAGCCTGGTGGGATTGATTATCTGGCACTAG
- the pitA gene encoding inorganic phosphate transporter PitA → MLHLFAGLDLHTGLLLLLALAFVLFYEAINGFHDTANAVATVIYTRAMRSQLAVAMAALFNFFGVLLGGLSVAYAIVHMLPTDLLLNVGSSHGLAMVFSMLLAAIIWNLGTWYFGLPASSSHTLIGAIIGIGLTNALLTGTSVVDALNIPKVMGIFASLILSPIVGLVIAGGLIFLLRRYWSNTKKKQRIHLTPAEREKQDGKKKPPFWTRIALILSAIGVSFSHGANDGQKGIGLIMLVLIGVAPAGFVVNMNASGYEITRTRDAVNNIETYFQQHPELLQKATGAEQLIPSPEAGATEPAQFHCHPANAITALDRAKLMLTDIESYDKLSIEQRSQLRRIMLCISDTTDKVAKLPEVNADDQRLLKKLKGDMLSTIEYAPVWIILAVALALGIGTMIGWRRVATTIGEKIGKKGMTYAQGMSAQMTAAVSIGLASYTGMPVSTTHVLSSSVAGTMIVDGGGLQRKTVTNILMAWIFTLPASILLSGGLYWIALRFV, encoded by the coding sequence ATGCTACATTTGTTTGCCGGCCTGGATCTTCATACCGGGCTTTTACTTTTGCTTGCTCTGGCATTTGTGCTGTTCTACGAAGCTATTAATGGTTTCCACGATACGGCCAACGCAGTAGCAACGGTTATTTATACCCGCGCTATGCGATCGCAACTTGCGGTGGCAATGGCTGCGTTATTTAACTTCTTCGGCGTTCTGCTCGGTGGACTGAGCGTGGCCTATGCCATTGTGCATATGCTGCCTACTGATCTGCTGTTAAACGTAGGTTCATCCCATGGTCTCGCCATGGTGTTCTCTATGTTGCTGGCCGCTATTATCTGGAACCTCGGCACCTGGTACTTCGGTCTGCCGGCCTCCAGCTCACATACGCTTATCGGTGCCATCATCGGTATCGGTTTGACCAACGCGCTGCTGACCGGCACCTCGGTTGTCGACGCGCTGAATATCCCGAAAGTCATGGGGATCTTCGCTTCATTAATCCTTTCCCCGATTGTCGGGCTGGTGATTGCCGGCGGGCTGATTTTCCTGCTGCGCCGTTACTGGAGCAACACCAAGAAAAAGCAGCGTATTCACCTGACGCCGGCGGAACGTGAAAAGCAAGACGGCAAGAAAAAGCCGCCTTTCTGGACGCGTATCGCCCTGATCTTGTCCGCTATCGGCGTGAGTTTCTCTCACGGCGCTAACGACGGTCAGAAAGGCATCGGCCTGATTATGCTGGTACTGATTGGCGTCGCGCCTGCTGGTTTCGTGGTCAACATGAACGCTTCCGGCTACGAAATCACCCGTACCCGTGACGCAGTGAACAACATCGAAACGTACTTCCAGCAGCACCCTGAGCTGCTGCAGAAGGCGACCGGTGCGGAACAGCTGATCCCTTCCCCGGAAGCGGGCGCAACGGAACCGGCTCAGTTCCACTGCCACCCGGCAAACGCTATCACCGCGCTGGACCGCGCGAAGCTGATGCTGACCGACATCGAAAGCTACGACAAGCTCAGCATCGAGCAGCGTAGCCAGCTGCGTCGCATCATGCTGTGCATCTCCGACACCACGGATAAAGTGGCGAAGCTGCCGGAAGTGAATGCGGACGATCAGCGCCTGCTGAAGAAGCTGAAAGGCGATATGCTCAGCACCATCGAATACGCGCCGGTCTGGATTATTCTGGCCGTCGCGCTGGCGCTGGGGATCGGCACCATGATCGGCTGGCGTCGCGTCGCGACCACCATCGGCGAGAAGATCGGTAAAAAAGGCATGACCTATGCGCAAGGGATGTCCGCGCAGATGACGGCGGCCGTTTCTATCGGTCTGGCAAGCTACACCGGGATGCCGGTTTCCACCACCCACGTACTCTCTTCCTCCGTGGCGGGGACGATGATCGTGGACGGCGGCGGCCTGCAGCGTAAGACGGTAACCAATATCCTGATGGCCTGGATATTCACCTTACCGGCTTCGATTCTGCTCTCCGGCGGGCTGTACTGGATTGCGCTGCGCTTCGTGTAA
- a CDS encoding BaiN/RdsA family NAD(P)/FAD-dependent oxidoreductase: MEKFDAIIIGAGAAGMFCAAMAGQAGSRVLLIDNGKKPGRKILMSGGGRCNFTNLYVEPAAYLSQNPHFCKSALARYTQWDFIDMVGKHGIAWHEKTLGQLFCDDSAQQVVDMLVAECEKGRVTMRLRSEVLSIERDEQGYTLQLNGSSVQAAKLVIASGGLSMPGLGATPFGYKVAEQFGLKVLPTRAGLVPFTLHKPLLEQLQVLSGVSVPSVITAENGVSFRESLLFTHRGLSGPAVLQLSSYWQPGEFVSVNLLPDTDLDGFINEQRNVHPNQSLKNTLAMVLPKRLVECLQQLQQIPDVTLKQLNSRQQSELVETLQAWRVQPNGTEGYRTAEVTLGGVDTNELSSRTMEAKKAPGLYFIGEVMDVSGWLGGYNFQWAWSSAWACAQALVEGG, translated from the coding sequence GTGGAAAAGTTTGATGCCATTATTATAGGTGCGGGTGCAGCGGGAATGTTTTGTGCGGCGATGGCCGGGCAGGCGGGCAGTCGCGTATTGCTGATTGATAATGGAAAAAAACCGGGCCGTAAAATCCTCATGTCCGGCGGCGGCCGCTGCAACTTTACCAATCTTTATGTCGAGCCCGCGGCCTATCTGAGCCAAAACCCGCATTTCTGCAAATCTGCGCTGGCGCGCTACACCCAGTGGGACTTTATCGACATGGTGGGCAAACACGGCATCGCCTGGCATGAGAAAACCCTCGGTCAGCTGTTCTGCGATGACTCTGCCCAACAGGTTGTCGATATGCTGGTGGCCGAGTGTGAAAAAGGCCGTGTGACGATGCGCCTGCGCAGCGAAGTGCTGAGCATTGAGCGTGACGAGCAAGGTTATACCCTGCAGCTCAACGGCAGCAGCGTACAGGCGGCTAAGCTGGTGATCGCTTCCGGCGGTTTGTCGATGCCGGGTCTGGGGGCAACGCCCTTCGGCTATAAAGTGGCCGAGCAGTTTGGCCTGAAGGTGCTGCCGACCCGTGCGGGCCTGGTGCCGTTTACCCTGCATAAACCGTTGCTTGAACAGCTCCAGGTGCTGTCCGGCGTCTCGGTGCCCTCCGTCATTACCGCTGAAAATGGCGTCAGTTTCCGTGAAAGCCTGCTGTTTACCCATCGCGGCCTTTCCGGCCCTGCCGTCCTGCAGCTCTCCAGCTACTGGCAGCCGGGCGAATTCGTCAGCGTCAACCTGCTGCCGGACACCGATCTGGACGGCTTTATCAACGAGCAGCGTAACGTGCACCCGAATCAGAGCCTGAAAAACACGCTGGCAATGGTGTTACCTAAGCGCCTTGTGGAATGCCTGCAACAGCTCCAACAAATCCCGGACGTGACGCTGAAGCAGCTTAACAGCCGCCAGCAAAGCGAACTGGTCGAAACCCTGCAAGCCTGGCGCGTACAGCCTAACGGTACCGAAGGCTATCGCACGGCGGAAGTGACCCTCGGCGGTGTGGATACCAACGAGCTTTCCTCCCGCACCATGGAAGCGAAAAAAGCCCCGGGCCTCTATTTTATTGGCGAAGTGATGGACGTCAGCGGCTGGCTGGGTGGCTATAACTTCCAGTGGGCCTGGAGCTCCGCCTGGGCGTGTGCGCAGGCGCTGGTTGAGGGCGGCTGA